The Cyanobacteria bacterium GSL.Bin1 genome has a segment encoding these proteins:
- a CDS encoding transposase: MKTIKFKLYQHKRNRYLKRQINTAGVIYNHCIALHKRYYRMFGKHLNGAKLQKHIAKLRKRNPQWQTLGSQSVQDICQRIEKSYQLFFKHNKKGVRPPNFKKVKKYKSFTLKQAGYKFLSGNRIKIGKRVYQFWNSQPIEGKVKTVTVKRTPLGELFLTVVVDTPSPQEIKSETGQIAGFDFGLKSFLTCSEGFEIQSPLFLKRSLKKIRKANKQLSRKEKGSRGRERTRKHLARCHEKVANQRRDWFWKLAHQLTDQFDTLYFETLNLKGMMRIWGRKVSDLALREFLDILEWVALKKGKQVVYRDQWFPSSKTCSHCGYVLEPLELKVREWDCPSCYTRHDRDLNAAKNLKTGGIPSVGVGSVRQACPATSV, from the coding sequence CCTTCATAAGCGGTATTATCGTATGTTTGGAAAGCATTTGAACGGTGCTAAACTTCAGAAGCATATTGCCAAGTTGAGAAAGCGAAATCCTCAATGGCAAACGTTAGGCTCTCAATCCGTTCAAGATATTTGCCAACGAATTGAAAAGTCCTACCAGTTGTTTTTTAAGCACAACAAGAAAGGGGTTAGACCGCCTAACTTTAAGAAAGTAAAGAAATATAAATCATTCACGCTTAAACAAGCTGGCTACAAGTTTCTTAGTGGAAATCGGATCAAAATCGGAAAACGAGTCTATCAATTCTGGAACTCCCAACCCATTGAGGGGAAAGTCAAAACCGTAACGGTTAAAAGAACTCCATTAGGTGAGTTATTTTTAACAGTTGTTGTCGATACTCCTTCTCCGCAAGAGATTAAATCTGAGACGGGTCAAATCGCTGGATTTGATTTTGGGTTAAAGAGTTTTCTAACTTGCTCGGAAGGATTTGAGATTCAGTCTCCTCTGTTCTTAAAACGTTCCTTAAAAAAGATTAGAAAAGCCAACAAACAACTATCCCGAAAGGAGAAAGGTTCAAGAGGTCGAGAGAGAACAAGAAAACATTTAGCTCGTTGTCATGAGAAAGTAGCCAACCAAAGAAGAGACTGGTTCTGGAAACTTGCTCATCAGTTAACCGACCAATTCGACACTCTCTATTTTGAAACCTTAAATCTTAAAGGAATGATGCGTATCTGGGGGAGAAAAGTCTCTGATTTAGCATTAAGGGAATTTCTTGATATTTTAGAGTGGGTTGCGCTCAAGAAAGGGAAACAAGTTGTTTATAGAGACCAATGGTTTCCTAGTTCTAAAACTTGTAGTCATTGTGGATATGTTTTAGAACCCTTGGAGTTGAAAGTTAGGGAGTGGGACTGCCCAAGCTGTTATACTCGTCATGATCGAGATTTAAACGCAGCTAAGAACCTAAAAACAGGCGGGATTCCGTCTGTGGGAGTAGGAAGTGTAAGACAGGCTTGTCCTGCAACTTCTGTTTGA
- a CDS encoding DUF4365 domain-containing protein, which yields MTKLPKRTKSQKIGVSAADLLNSVFAEFCNVIPVPQERDLGIDFICEIMQGEHPTGKLFNIQCKGKEEAKVESNSITVPIKVATLNYWLLQLNPTFLIVVDRQNGCFYWSFPQDFLNSLDKNWKEQQTVSIPVPIQNRFGQAIKILPSQIASIVNSHASVTPKNGDYLGTLTLGDAIDRAVIDYGLSVLSSPFYRPFQYMGMSIADAARAVNGKPNKVGNIIVDSEQAHMLLEAEGNFINYVDIELKKTKPWSQSQPFDSGAILGVLSINPAELELARKQIHFHTYYDHKRKLKIGVSCQYDGAPLSVGFSSKYYRA from the coding sequence ATGACCAAGTTACCTAAACGTACTAAGTCTCAAAAGATTGGTGTAAGTGCTGCTGATCTACTCAACTCTGTTTTTGCTGAGTTTTGTAACGTTATTCCTGTCCCTCAAGAAAGAGATCTGGGCATCGACTTCATTTGTGAAATTATGCAGGGGGAGCACCCAACTGGAAAGTTGTTTAATATTCAATGTAAAGGGAAAGAAGAAGCTAAAGTAGAAAGTAATTCAATTACAGTTCCTATTAAAGTTGCCACCCTCAATTATTGGTTGCTTCAGCTAAATCCAACATTCTTAATTGTCGTTGATCGTCAAAACGGTTGTTTTTATTGGTCTTTCCCCCAAGATTTCCTCAATTCACTTGATAAAAATTGGAAAGAACAACAAACAGTCTCAATTCCAGTTCCTATCCAAAATCGGTTTGGGCAAGCTATAAAAATCTTACCCAGCCAAATTGCTTCAATAGTTAATTCACATGCCTCTGTTACTCCTAAAAATGGTGATTATCTCGGAACATTGACACTTGGGGATGCAATAGATAGAGCAGTTATTGATTATGGATTGTCTGTACTGAGTTCACCCTTCTATCGCCCTTTTCAGTATATGGGGATGTCTATCGCGGATGCGGCAAGGGCAGTCAACGGTAAACCCAATAAAGTAGGCAACATTATCGTTGACTCTGAGCAAGCTCATATGCTGTTAGAAGCAGAAGGCAATTTTATTAATTATGTAGATATTGAACTAAAAAAGACTAAGCCTTGGAGTCAGAGCCAACCGTTTGATTCTGGGGCAATTTTAGGAGTACTTAGTATTAACCCAGCCGAGTTGGAACTAGCTCGTAAACAGATACACTTCCACACCTATTACGACCACAAGAGAAAGTTAAAGATCGGTGTATCTTGTCAGTATGATGGCGCGCCACTATCTGTAGGATTTAGCAGCAAGTATTATAGGGCATAA
- a CDS encoding CAP domain-containing protein: MNPDFINQVVDLINEERTQANLDPLQMDRQLSEAAQLHSESMAGDNFFSHYGVDGSSPFDRIEDAGYQYARAAENLAAGYQTPEAVVQGWMNSSGHRANILNSDLTEIGVGYEYLANDTGSVNYNSYWTTTFGTPL, from the coding sequence ATGAATCCTGATTTCATCAATCAAGTTGTCGATCTCATTAATGAGGAACGGACACAAGCAAATTTAGATCCGCTGCAAATGGATCGTCAATTATCTGAGGCGGCTCAACTCCACAGTGAAAGTATGGCCGGTGATAATTTCTTCAGTCATTATGGGGTTGATGGGTCTTCACCGTTTGATCGCATTGAGGATGCCGGCTATCAATATGCAAGGGCTGCCGAAAATCTTGCAGCAGGTTATCAAACGCCAGAAGCCGTGGTCCAAGGATGGATGAATAGTTCAGGACATCGTGCCAATATTCTAAATTCTGACTTAACTGAAATTGGTGTTGGTTATGAATATTTAGCCAATGATACAGGTTCAGTTAACTACAACAGTTACTGGACGACTACTTTCGGAACTCCTCTTTGA